One Gammaproteobacteria bacterium DNA window includes the following coding sequences:
- a CDS encoding carbonic anhydrase family protein codes for MLKSKFAIATLVLTFASSSFAAEWNYDEADLVHGPSAWGDLEGAEACGNGLAQSPIDLGAHSRGENPRLNINYKYTSLNVVNNGHTIQVNVANGSTLTINGKTFELLQFHFHSPSEHVVSGHEYPMEVHFVNKAADGKLAVIGVFIREGYHNRTLQKIWDIAPKEATTEIAHSDEIISPVRLLGDEEEEYYGYQGSLTTPPCSEIVTWNVLKDKIEASAEQIAYFKSLIHEGHNARPVQAVNGRSVTLSHD; via the coding sequence ATGTTGAAAAGTAAATTTGCAATAGCAACACTTGTTTTGACGTTCGCAAGCTCGTCTTTCGCAGCAGAATGGAATTATGACGAAGCTGATCTGGTGCATGGTCCATCTGCGTGGGGTGATCTCGAAGGTGCGGAGGCATGCGGAAATGGTCTGGCTCAGTCTCCGATTGATCTTGGTGCACATAGTCGTGGAGAAAATCCACGTCTGAATATAAATTACAAGTACACCAGCCTGAATGTGGTTAATAACGGACACACTATACAAGTCAACGTGGCAAACGGCAGTACGCTGACAATTAACGGAAAGACATTCGAACTGTTGCAATTTCACTTTCACAGCCCTTCCGAACACGTAGTGAGCGGTCACGAATATCCTATGGAAGTTCACTTTGTAAACAAAGCAGCGGACGGTAAGTTAGCGGTTATTGGTGTATTTATAAGAGAGGGATACCACAATCGTACGTTGCAAAAGATTTGGGATATTGCACCGAAAGAAGCCACAACAGAGATCGCGCACTCAGATGAAATCATAAGCCCGGTGCGTTTGTTGGGTGATGAAGAAGAGGAATATTATGGCTACCAGGGTTCTTTAACTACGCCACCGTGTTCCGAAATCGTTACCTGGAATGTGCTCAAAGACAAAATCGAAGCCTCAGCCGAGCAAATTGCATATTTTAAAAGCTTGATACACGAGGGGCATAATGCTCGTCCAGTACAGGCGGTTAATGGTCGTTCAGTCACGCTTAGCCACGACTAA
- a CDS encoding IclR family transcriptional regulator — protein MNEITSSIQVIDRAVSLLDALSNYDQPVSLKFLAADTGLHSSTAFRILGSLIVHGLVERTEGGDYHLGNRLLRWGDQVRSRIDIRSEARPVMAWLRDQVGETVNLTVREGDEVVYVERVTGRHAIRVEQVIGSRAPLHVTAVGKLMLGELGEQSIREFAQRTGLPGFTKNTLSNETALAQQIERDMRNGYAFDDEEAELGVGCIGVLIRDSSGSVVAGLSVSAPIERRKSEWVERLVDAGKKISARLGYSG, from the coding sequence ATGAATGAAATCACCAGCAGTATTCAGGTAATAGATCGGGCGGTGAGTCTGCTCGATGCCTTGTCCAATTATGATCAGCCCGTCAGCCTCAAATTTCTTGCCGCTGACACAGGCCTGCATTCCTCAACCGCGTTTCGCATTCTGGGTTCGCTGATTGTGCATGGTCTGGTCGAGCGTACCGAGGGTGGGGATTATCACCTTGGCAACCGCCTGTTGCGCTGGGGGGATCAGGTGCGCTCGCGTATCGATATCCGTAGCGAGGCGAGACCCGTGATGGCCTGGTTGCGCGACCAGGTCGGCGAGACGGTCAATCTGACCGTGCGCGAAGGTGACGAGGTTGTGTATGTGGAACGTGTGACCGGCCGACACGCGATACGAGTCGAACAGGTCATCGGCAGTCGCGCGCCACTGCACGTTACGGCCGTCGGCAAGTTGATGTTAGGAGAATTGGGTGAGCAGTCGATACGCGAGTTTGCGCAACGCACCGGCTTACCGGGGTTTACTAAAAACACCTTGAGTAATGAAACAGCACTGGCTCAACAAATCGAGCGCGACATGCGCAATGGATATGCCTTCGATGATGAGGAGGCAGAGCTCGGGGTTGGCTGTATCGGCGTATTGATACGGGACTCATCGGGTTCTGTGGTCGCAGGGCTTTCGGTGTCTGCCCCGATCGAACGCAGAAAATCTGAATGGGTAGAACGGCTTGTTGACGCAGGAAAAAAAATTTCGGCGCGACTGGGATACTCCGGTTAA
- a CDS encoding FkbM family methyltransferase → MKTTSRFAHKLVKSLGIEEIFARLGSALPYTFRFIPLHYNYSANDQRTIYRDDVYFNVNMSDYMQWHIFANLPEASWLWANRLCEDGSVVFDIGANVGVFSLKLAQRCQKEEKKFRIHAFEPNPAICQAFEGNLQLNPALADQIHVEKVCLSSESGKIPFHIDDANTGGGSVLAKATAAAREILVDAITLDEFVARNELERIDFIKIDVEGSEPLVLAGAIETIKQHMPFLYIEMTNPWFRKLDSSNQKIIDMLIELGYRCEEVEDTKVLASRPLNQARIDGDNQFNIVAFPPNFVP, encoded by the coding sequence GTGAAAACAACTTCGCGTTTTGCGCATAAATTAGTAAAGTCGCTTGGCATAGAGGAAATCTTTGCCAGACTTGGTAGTGCTTTACCATACACCTTTCGATTCATTCCGCTGCACTACAACTATAGTGCCAATGACCAACGTACTATTTATCGAGATGACGTGTATTTCAACGTCAATATGTCTGACTATATGCAGTGGCATATTTTTGCCAATCTTCCCGAGGCGTCCTGGCTTTGGGCCAACCGTCTCTGCGAAGATGGATCTGTGGTGTTTGACATCGGCGCAAATGTAGGCGTATTCAGCCTGAAGTTAGCGCAACGTTGCCAAAAGGAAGAAAAGAAATTCCGTATTCATGCCTTTGAGCCTAATCCGGCTATATGCCAGGCGTTTGAGGGCAACTTACAACTAAATCCTGCTCTCGCGGATCAAATTCATGTTGAAAAAGTCTGCCTGAGCTCGGAGTCAGGAAAAATTCCTTTCCATATAGACGATGCGAATACAGGGGGCGGCTCGGTGTTGGCGAAAGCGACTGCGGCAGCCCGTGAAATACTGGTTGATGCCATAACACTTGACGAGTTTGTCGCCAGGAATGAATTGGAACGAATAGATTTCATAAAAATTGATGTTGAAGGCTCAGAGCCGCTGGTATTGGCGGGCGCAATCGAGACGATTAAGCAACACATGCCTTTCCTGTATATAGAAATGACAAATCCCTGGTTTAGAAAACTGGACTCCTCTAACCAAAAGATCATCGACATGCTAATAGAACTGGGATACCGATGTGAAGAGGTTGAAGACACAAAGGTGCTGGCTTCGCGACCGCTTAACCAGGCACGGATAGACGGTGACAATCAATTCAACATCGTCGCATTCCCACCGAATTTTGTGCCATGA
- a CDS encoding phosphoketolase, whose amino-acid sequence MSAIPDSSIKNAPAFCEGIQHFGEEWPKFDTLGASPVIAENQSAVANPRDPKAGYQTLLMADALRYLTLQVCGAKGSGHPGGFASSAEAYAALVMLGHTNIITEVGHHAPGFYSAMFLDTSLEEMGIRTVAEMRARFRERHGLLGHLSGAIPGILAPAGPLGQGQHFALAGAMLHRDKLFPFTLGDGGMGEPYILSAMQHFNVAYPDITNFLPVLIWNGYSQEHHSMVSRMSNEEMAAYWSGHGFKKIVIVDAKDFDDSGQQGAYVDSSRFSFEKRNAFAQAVLEGVNEAAQSALNGTLTCFIIKQMKGTGVHTVGSKSHNLYPNDTLDQQHIIDGLQRRAISPAAWQLVRDNFVRAGGGPAVKTSVTESVLDIAPLGKLPITDFAVGDKQVPSTAMGVLVGAVGKMDPRYVVTNADGNEASGMKNINDVLKIRHPTEDALYNQTPTGQVYEPLNEDACAGLAVGLALFGSRSIWLSYESFAINGWPIFQTVTQAMAELRRKTPAAMCMFTAGALEQGRNGWTHQRPEIENYFAAQMRNGNVYPLFPCDANAIQAAYEWGTQQHNKGIAIIASKSPLPVYVSMEEARKGIEDGAITIYESEKGSKGTVVIAATGDMVFLPVFEAKDKLEAEGYRVRVVAVMNPRRLYRETDVSWDTVSEPDNRFMPRDQFNAMFDGDLLIAVSGGPSASLEPVLLRTRAPQRETICWKRGETTASPAEIMGFNGITAAAMVNAAKSIGK is encoded by the coding sequence ATGTCTGCGATACCTGATTCCAGCATCAAGAATGCCCCGGCCTTTTGCGAAGGCATACAGCACTTTGGCGAGGAGTGGCCAAAGTTCGATACCCTCGGCGCGAGCCCGGTAATTGCAGAAAATCAGTCGGCGGTTGCCAATCCCCGCGACCCGAAGGCGGGATACCAGACCTTATTAATGGCCGACGCCCTGCGCTACCTCACCCTGCAGGTTTGTGGCGCCAAGGGTTCAGGTCACCCGGGCGGTTTCGCCTCCAGCGCCGAGGCCTATGCCGCGCTGGTCATGCTTGGCCATACCAATATCATCACCGAGGTCGGTCACCACGCACCCGGTTTCTATTCCGCTATGTTCCTCGACACCTCGCTGGAGGAAATGGGTATCCGCACTGTCGCCGAGATGCGTGCGCGCTTCCGTGAGCGTCACGGTCTGCTTGGCCACCTCTCTGGCGCGATCCCCGGCATACTCGCCCCGGCGGGCCCGCTGGGTCAAGGTCAGCACTTTGCACTCGCTGGCGCGATGCTACACCGCGACAAGCTATTCCCGTTTACACTCGGTGACGGCGGTATGGGCGAGCCCTATATTCTTTCTGCTATGCAGCACTTCAACGTTGCCTACCCTGATATCACCAATTTCCTGCCGGTACTAATCTGGAACGGCTATAGCCAGGAACACCACTCCATGGTGTCGCGCATGTCGAATGAAGAAATGGCAGCGTACTGGTCAGGTCATGGCTTTAAGAAGATTGTTATCGTCGATGCCAAGGACTTTGACGACAGCGGACAACAAGGTGCATACGTTGACAGTTCGCGCTTCTCATTTGAAAAGCGTAACGCGTTTGCCCAGGCGGTACTCGAAGGTGTCAATGAGGCAGCGCAGTCTGCGCTGAACGGCACGCTGACCTGCTTCATCATCAAACAGATGAAAGGCACTGGTGTACACACCGTTGGTTCCAAGTCGCACAATCTGTATCCGAACGACACGCTCGACCAGCAACACATCATCGATGGCCTGCAGCGTCGCGCGATTTCACCGGCCGCATGGCAACTGGTACGCGACAACTTTGTTCGCGCCGGTGGTGGTCCTGCGGTAAAGACATCGGTCACTGAGTCCGTACTCGATATCGCGCCACTGGGCAAACTGCCAATCACCGATTTCGCCGTCGGTGACAAGCAGGTGCCGTCCACCGCGATGGGCGTACTGGTTGGCGCGGTTGGCAAAATGGACCCGCGTTATGTCGTTACCAATGCCGACGGCAACGAAGCGTCTGGTATGAAGAACATCAATGACGTACTGAAGATTCGTCACCCGACCGAAGACGCCCTGTATAACCAGACACCGACAGGTCAGGTCTACGAGCCACTGAACGAAGACGCGTGCGCCGGTCTCGCGGTTGGTCTCGCGCTGTTCGGTTCGCGATCCATCTGGTTGTCGTATGAAAGTTTTGCCATCAATGGCTGGCCGATCTTCCAGACCGTCACGCAGGCGATGGCCGAACTGCGTCGCAAGACACCGGCGGCAATGTGTATGTTTACTGCCGGCGCGCTGGAACAGGGTCGTAACGGCTGGACGCATCAGCGCCCTGAAATCGAAAACTACTTCGCGGCACAGATGCGTAACGGTAACGTCTATCCATTGTTCCCGTGTGACGCCAATGCGATTCAGGCCGCCTATGAATGGGGTACGCAGCAGCACAACAAGGGTATCGCAATCATAGCGTCCAAGAGTCCGCTGCCGGTCTATGTTTCTATGGAAGAGGCACGCAAGGGTATCGAAGACGGTGCGATCACGATTTACGAAAGTGAAAAAGGTAGCAAGGGTACTGTTGTAATCGCCGCGACGGGTGACATGGTGTTCCTGCCGGTATTTGAAGCAAAGGACAAGCTGGAAGCAGAAGGTTATCGCGTACGCGTCGTTGCGGTAATGAATCCGCGTCGCCTGTATCGCGAGACAGATGTTTCCTGGGACACCGTATCTGAGCCTGACAACCGTTTCATGCCTCGCGATCAGTTCAATGCCATGTTTGACGGTGATCTGTTGATCGCGGTCAGCGGCGGACCGAGCGCCTCGCTTGAACCGGTATTGTTGCGCACACGCGCACCGCAGCGCGAAACCATTTGCTGGAAGCGCGGCGAAACCACGGCTTCACCGGCGGAAATCATGGGCTTCAACGGCATCACCGCCGCGGCCATGGTTAATGCTGCGAAGTCCATCGGCAAGTAA
- a CDS encoding YebC/PmpR family DNA-binding transcriptional regulator, giving the protein MGRAFEVRKNAMAKTSVAKAKVYSKYGREIYVCAKSGGIDPDNNLALRRLMDKAKKDQVPGHVIDKALDKASGGGGEDFVPARYEGFGPGGCNVIVDCLTDNNTRTFNDVRQCFTKTKAKIGAQGAVAHMFDHRAVFSFAGEDEDKVLEAMLEADVDVSDIESEDGMITVFTPPNEYFKAKTALASLLGDQELEVDEITFLPQAMCTVSGDDVAVFEKFLAMLNDLDDVQNVYHNAEIE; this is encoded by the coding sequence ATGGGAAGAGCATTTGAAGTCCGCAAAAATGCCATGGCCAAGACCTCTGTGGCCAAGGCCAAGGTTTATTCCAAATACGGTCGCGAAATATATGTTTGCGCGAAAAGCGGGGGCATAGACCCCGACAACAACCTGGCCCTGCGCCGCTTGATGGACAAGGCGAAGAAAGACCAGGTTCCCGGGCATGTCATCGACAAAGCCCTGGATAAGGCCAGCGGTGGCGGTGGCGAAGACTTCGTACCGGCTCGCTATGAAGGCTTTGGCCCCGGTGGTTGCAATGTCATCGTTGACTGTTTGACTGACAATAATACGCGTACCTTCAACGATGTCCGTCAGTGTTTTACCAAAACCAAGGCCAAGATTGGCGCACAAGGCGCTGTTGCTCACATGTTTGATCATCGTGCGGTATTCAGTTTTGCGGGCGAGGATGAAGATAAGGTTCTTGAGGCGATGTTAGAGGCGGATGTCGATGTGAGTGACATCGAAAGCGAAGACGGCATGATCACTGTTTTCACCCCGCCAAACGAATACTTCAAGGCCAAGACTGCGCTGGCGAGTTTGCTTGGCGATCAGGAACTGGAAGTGGATGAGATCACTTTTCTCCCACAAGCCATGTGTACCGTCAGTGGTGACGATGTAGCCGTGTTCGAAAAATTCCTGGCTATGCTAAACGATCTGGATGATGTGCAGAACGTCTATCACAATGCGGAGATTGAGTAG
- a CDS encoding four-carbon acid sugar kinase family protein, with translation MSQTKIVVLDDDPTGSQTVHSCLLLTRWDVDTLKAALKDASPLFFVLTNTRGMDAAQAADVTREVVKNLHMALIELKAVGKAINPIMVSRSDSTLRGHYPVETDVINDEMGPFDAHFLVPAFFEGGRITRDGVHYLLVDGKPVPVHETEFARDSVFGYKHSYMPDYVEEKTKGRIPASAVKRFTLDKIQGDALTDLLALHDNQCCVVDCEQQSDLDQFAAQIRKAAAQGKRFLFRSAASLLTSLAQLPPQPVAASSMREYVRNGKPGAVIIGSHVKKTTSQLQELLKQPDITPIEIDVSLISKERDALLKNVLETALMAHQLGKTSAIFTSRVELTFADQQTRLQFGESVSAFLMDVVRGLPQDIGFLISKGGITSNDVLSSGLALHTSRVVGQILAGCSVVRCPKDHARYPNLPVVIFPGNVGDEFALATVYRRLSGLDQHARSDKEQAASA, from the coding sequence ATGAGCCAGACAAAAATCGTTGTACTGGATGACGATCCAACCGGTTCGCAAACGGTTCACAGTTGCCTGCTGCTAACGCGCTGGGATGTGGATACATTGAAAGCAGCCTTGAAAGATGCGTCGCCACTGTTCTTTGTGCTGACCAATACGCGCGGCATGGACGCCGCGCAGGCGGCAGATGTCACGCGCGAGGTGGTTAAAAACCTGCACATGGCGCTTATAGAACTCAAGGCCGTCGGCAAGGCAATCAACCCCATCATGGTCAGTCGCTCCGACTCGACATTGCGCGGACACTATCCGGTCGAAACCGATGTGATCAATGACGAAATGGGGCCATTCGATGCGCACTTTCTGGTGCCGGCTTTTTTCGAAGGTGGACGCATCACGCGCGATGGTGTGCACTATCTATTGGTCGATGGCAAGCCAGTGCCGGTTCACGAAACCGAGTTCGCACGTGATTCAGTGTTTGGCTATAAGCACAGCTACATGCCCGACTATGTGGAAGAAAAAACGAAGGGACGCATTCCTGCATCTGCGGTAAAGCGGTTTACGCTGGACAAGATACAGGGTGACGCATTGACGGATTTGCTTGCGTTACACGATAACCAGTGCTGCGTCGTCGACTGTGAACAGCAATCCGATCTGGATCAGTTTGCAGCGCAAATTCGCAAGGCAGCGGCACAGGGCAAACGTTTTCTGTTCCGCAGTGCGGCCAGTTTGCTGACCTCGCTGGCGCAACTACCACCGCAGCCTGTTGCCGCGTCTTCCATGCGTGAGTACGTGCGCAACGGCAAACCCGGCGCGGTCATCATCGGTTCGCACGTGAAGAAGACAACTTCTCAGTTACAAGAACTGTTGAAACAACCAGACATAACTCCGATTGAAATCGACGTCAGTCTGATCAGCAAAGAGCGAGACGCCCTGCTGAAAAACGTTCTTGAGACTGCGCTAATGGCGCATCAACTGGGAAAGACATCGGCAATCTTTACCAGTCGCGTTGAGCTGACCTTTGCCGATCAGCAAACACGTCTGCAATTTGGTGAAAGCGTTTCCGCATTCCTGATGGACGTCGTACGCGGTTTGCCACAGGACATTGGTTTTCTGATCAGCAAGGGTGGCATTACTTCTAACGATGTGTTGAGCAGTGGTCTGGCCTTACACACATCACGCGTGGTCGGACAGATACTCGCCGGTTGTTCGGTGGTGCGCTGTCCAAAAGATCACGCACGCTATCCAAATCTGCCAGTGGTAATTTTCCCCGGCAATGTAGGTGACGAATTCGCTTTGGCAACCGTCTATCGGCGTCTCAGTGGCCTGGACCAGCACGCGCGTTCTGATAAAGAACAGGCGGCATCCGCCTAA
- a CDS encoding response regulator — translation MHITNIVNPKSSRTILILGFVTGFAILMILVVGSHFLNNAVLSHLGRVSSENSHTHFISEMRDAAMNRTSLLLRMTATSDVFERDELFMELKSEAVHFIEARDALLAMENLSDYELQIWKSISPIVAEVSEHQNRSARLLVEGEDLKARELLADGMLNRQAGMLQQLRAMLAFQGVEINNVINDANESHTQTSVYLLILSAIGFVSFALIGNIVYALVTGNETRFRLAKQLAEDANSAKSTFLANMSHEIRTPLNAIIGFVEELLHNDLSKQEREEAIAHIAASSTHLRNIINDVLDLSKIEAGQLIVERHVTALGPLLEETASLYKEITAKKSIGFELNYHFPLPALIETDGVRLRQILINLLGNAVKFTEKGKIVVDTSFDCENRKLLFSVRDTGIGIKEKYFQEIFQPYQQVHAHTSLQTGGTGLGLAISSQLAQELGGEMRFESRFGVGSTFFFSIDCGEMIEQEMPEDLNEFFNRSSLNLVKTEMLPDISATVLLVEDNKVNQILIEKMLVRAGVDVEIADNGRAAIDIATRKYFDLIIMDIKMPVMDGISATKELRRLGCVTPIVALTANALIEDKNSCLKAGMNAYLTKPVEKDKFYMVIQEMIG, via the coding sequence ATGCACATTACCAATATCGTGAATCCAAAATCATCAAGAACAATTCTTATTCTGGGTTTCGTCACCGGATTTGCCATATTGATGATATTGGTAGTCGGTTCTCATTTTCTCAATAATGCGGTGCTCTCTCACTTAGGTCGTGTTTCATCTGAAAATTCGCACACGCACTTCATTAGTGAAATGCGGGACGCTGCGATGAATCGCACCTCTCTATTGCTCCGTATGACCGCCACATCTGACGTATTCGAACGCGATGAGCTATTTATGGAGCTTAAAAGTGAGGCAGTCCACTTTATCGAAGCCAGAGATGCACTACTTGCGATGGAAAATCTATCCGACTATGAGTTACAGATTTGGAAAAGCATATCTCCTATCGTCGCTGAAGTGTCGGAGCATCAAAATCGTTCGGCCAGGTTACTGGTGGAAGGTGAGGATTTAAAGGCGAGAGAGCTATTGGCTGACGGAATGTTGAATAGGCAAGCGGGCATGCTTCAACAGCTACGCGCTATGCTGGCCTTTCAAGGTGTCGAAATTAATAATGTTATCAATGATGCCAATGAAAGTCATACGCAAACGAGTGTGTATCTGCTGATTCTCTCTGCGATAGGGTTTGTTTCATTTGCCCTGATCGGCAATATTGTATATGCCCTGGTGACAGGGAATGAAACGCGATTTCGCCTGGCCAAACAATTGGCTGAGGATGCAAACTCCGCAAAGAGTACCTTTCTCGCCAATATGAGCCACGAAATACGCACGCCATTGAATGCCATCATCGGATTTGTTGAAGAACTCTTGCATAATGATCTAAGTAAGCAGGAAAGAGAAGAAGCAATAGCACATATCGCGGCCAGCAGCACGCACCTGCGAAATATCATCAACGATGTCCTGGATCTTTCAAAGATTGAGGCGGGACAATTAATCGTAGAGAGACATGTGACAGCGCTCGGTCCGCTGTTGGAGGAGACAGCATCGCTTTACAAGGAAATAACCGCTAAGAAATCCATTGGGTTTGAATTGAATTACCATTTTCCGTTGCCCGCATTGATTGAAACAGACGGGGTTCGATTAAGACAAATATTGATCAACTTGCTTGGTAATGCCGTAAAGTTTACGGAGAAAGGTAAGATAGTTGTCGATACGAGTTTTGACTGTGAGAATCGAAAGCTATTGTTTTCGGTGAGAGACACAGGTATTGGCATTAAAGAAAAATATTTCCAAGAGATCTTTCAACCTTACCAGCAAGTTCATGCACACACTTCACTGCAAACGGGTGGGACTGGTTTGGGTCTGGCTATTTCCAGTCAATTGGCGCAAGAACTCGGCGGAGAAATGCGTTTTGAAAGCCGGTTTGGCGTAGGAAGTACTTTTTTCTTTAGCATCGATTGCGGAGAAATGATCGAGCAAGAAATGCCTGAAGATTTAAACGAGTTTTTCAATCGTAGTTCTCTGAATTTGGTCAAAACCGAAATGTTACCCGACATCAGCGCAACGGTGTTGCTTGTCGAAGATAACAAAGTGAATCAGATTCTTATTGAGAAAATGCTGGTGCGGGCCGGTGTGGATGTTGAGATAGCCGATAATGGACGGGCTGCAATTGACATCGCGACAAGAAAATACTTCGACTTGATTATAATGGACATCAAGATGCCAGTTATGGACGGTATTTCTGCGACAAAAGAATTGCGGAGACTAGGCTGCGTTACACCGATAGTCGCTCTGACGGCAAATGCACTAATCGAAGATAAGAATAGCTGTTTAAAAGCCGGAATGAATGCCTATCTGACGAAGCCGGTTGAGAAGGACAAGTTTTATATGGTCATTCAAGAGATGATAGGATAG
- a CDS encoding response regulator transcription factor — MKRALILEDHDSIQILVKEALQVSLNIKDIDIAATIEHADLLIVENHYDIAIIDINLPDGNGLNFVSRLKDRSPETYPVVLTIYDDDHHVFEALKAGAKGYLTKEQAHTDLVQRLKRIPVDEPPLAPSVSRRIITYFNREGKQGKHTLSDREVEVLVLVSRGYQRSEISEMLSITTNTTSGYIKNIYKKLNVSSRSEAALEAVRLGLVS; from the coding sequence ATGAAACGTGCACTAATACTTGAGGATCATGACTCCATCCAGATTTTGGTAAAGGAGGCATTGCAGGTGTCGCTTAATATCAAAGACATTGATATAGCCGCCACCATAGAACATGCCGATTTACTGATTGTCGAAAACCACTACGATATAGCCATCATTGATATCAATTTACCCGATGGCAACGGCTTGAACTTCGTTAGTCGATTGAAAGATCGATCCCCGGAAACCTATCCGGTAGTCCTAACTATCTACGATGACGACCACCATGTCTTTGAGGCGCTAAAAGCAGGTGCAAAAGGATATCTGACCAAGGAACAAGCACACACCGACTTAGTGCAACGGCTCAAAAGAATTCCTGTAGACGAGCCGCCGCTGGCGCCTTCTGTCTCACGGCGCATCATTACCTATTTCAATAGAGAGGGTAAACAGGGAAAACATACTCTAAGCGACCGGGAGGTTGAGGTGCTGGTACTTGTCTCAAGGGGATATCAACGTAGCGAGATATCAGAAATGCTTTCTATCACGACTAACACCACGTCTGGATACATTAAAAACATCTATAAAAAACTAAACGTGTCGTCGCGCTCTGAAGCTGCATTGGAGGCAGTAAGATTAGGCCTGGTGAGCTGA
- a CDS encoding class II fructose-bisphosphate aldolase — protein sequence MRANLKQVLGASPERAVGSFNILDVDMAFSVIDTAESVGVPAIIGIASRHFHAINTPRLIPSIIDAMEQSSVPLALHLDHASPQQYDMIRRALDLGFSSIMIDGSLLPFDENVDITARVVHTANAYDAGVEGEIGGIAGEEGVADTHGAELEALPYTDASEARRFVDATGVDALAIAVGTAHGIYAAAPQISFDTIKACNNSGVPLVMHGATGVSDDDLQYAVRCGIRKINYFSGLLQDAMNTVRASSRNTDNDFLAFKQRLQGNWQQTLRQQMRLYALHALVPAEEEA from the coding sequence ATGCGTGCAAATCTGAAGCAGGTTCTTGGTGCGAGTCCCGAGCGTGCCGTAGGATCGTTTAATATTCTTGATGTAGATATGGCCTTCAGTGTGATTGATACGGCTGAATCCGTAGGCGTCCCGGCGATCATTGGAATTGCCTCACGACATTTCCACGCCATCAATACACCGCGATTGATTCCGTCCATCATCGACGCCATGGAACAATCCTCCGTGCCTCTGGCCCTGCATCTTGATCATGCATCGCCACAGCAGTACGACATGATACGTCGTGCCCTGGATCTTGGTTTCTCCAGCATCATGATTGACGGTTCCCTGTTACCCTTTGATGAGAACGTCGACATTACTGCGCGCGTGGTTCATACCGCGAATGCTTACGATGCAGGCGTTGAGGGCGAGATCGGCGGTATTGCCGGCGAGGAAGGCGTTGCGGATACTCATGGCGCAGAACTTGAAGCCCTGCCCTATACCGACGCCAGTGAAGCCAGACGTTTTGTCGATGCCACTGGTGTAGACGCTCTCGCCATCGCCGTTGGTACAGCGCATGGCATCTATGCCGCCGCGCCACAAATCAGTTTTGATACCATCAAGGCCTGTAACAATTCTGGTGTTCCGCTCGTCATGCACGGTGCTACCGGCGTCAGCGACGACGATTTGCAATACGCTGTACGATGCGGCATACGCAAGATCAATTATTTTTCCGGTCTGCTACAGGATGCCATGAACACCGTACGCGCCAGCAGCCGCAATACTGATAATGATTTCCTCGCTTTCAAGCAGCGCCTGCAAGGCAACTGGCAACAGACGCTGCGACAGCAGATGCGACTATACGCATTGCATGCACTCGTACCAGCGGAGGAAGAAGCGTAA